The Acidianus manzaensis genome has a window encoding:
- a CDS encoding RNA-guided endonuclease InsQ/TnpB family protein yields MGNSTGQLRTDEGQEPTLTPAIPVEVPNIKTNVIRLLVNGFQNRKLHKLANTSAKLWNELTYERRQQYFKEKKVNFKETYKKYYEKYKIILKVNAQAIIQKNNEAWSSFFSLLKQGEKATPPGYWKSDGKRKEILIIRQDRYEVRENKIILRDFAMEVEFAGKLNWSGKQGRLEIIYDEVKNTWYANIPVEVGVYVARTGKPSKYIVKGKRDKIIIATPKSNKKASIDLGINMLASVVVDDGTWLLYRGTRAKEDYFYFQKKIAEVQSLADKTKNIGEAEAYEELNREKRRLFKKLYSRLLHLYRTLASHLARTLYELGVSEVYVGYPYDIAQDKGNKFTVNMWSYGKLIDILSQKLIEYGMRVYKVIEYNTSRYCAYHGVEVVRKPRGTITCSLGHKLHSDLNGALNIMKRVVKGIPAKIKRPLSFYVFHNGVAPIKGSNALDPSGILAFRAWSGSKI; encoded by the coding sequence ATGGGTAACTCTACTGGTCAACTTAGGACGGATGAGGGGCAGGAGCCAACACTCACTCCTGCAATACCAGTAGAAGTACCCAACATAAAAACAAACGTTATCAGGCTTTTAGTAAACGGTTTTCAAAACAGAAAATTACACAAGCTAGCTAACACTTCAGCAAAACTATGGAACGAACTAACTTACGAAAGAAGACAACAATACTTTAAAGAAAAGAAAGTAAACTTCAAAGAAACATACAAGAAATACTACGAAAAATACAAGATCATTCTCAAAGTTAACGCACAAGCAATCATTCAGAAAAACAATGAAGCATGGTCATCCTTCTTTTCGTTGTTAAAACAAGGTGAAAAAGCAACACCACCAGGCTATTGGAAGAGTGACGGAAAAAGAAAAGAAATACTAATAATTAGACAAGACAGATACGAAGTACGTGAAAATAAAATAATCCTCAGAGATTTTGCCATGGAGGTCGAGTTTGCTGGTAAACTTAACTGGAGTGGAAAACAAGGAAGATTAGAGATAATTTATGATGAAGTGAAAAACACGTGGTACGCAAATATACCAGTAGAAGTTGGCGTTTATGTAGCAAGAACTGGTAAACCATCAAAGTACATTGTAAAAGGAAAGAGAGATAAAATAATCATAGCAACGCCTAAAAGTAACAAGAAAGCATCAATTGACCTCGGAATTAACATGTTAGCTAGTGTTGTAGTTGATGATGGCACTTGGTTATTATATCGCGGTACTAGGGCGAAAGAGGATTACTTCTATTTTCAAAAGAAGATTGCTGAAGTGCAATCACTGGCAGACAAAACTAAGAATATTGGTGAGGCTGAAGCTTATGAGGAATTAAATAGAGAAAAGAGAAGGTTATTTAAGAAACTGTATTCTCGTTTATTACACTTATACAGAACGTTGGCATCTCATTTAGCTAGGACATTATACGAACTCGGTGTTTCAGAAGTGTATGTTGGCTATCCTTACGATATTGCTCAAGATAAGGGGAATAAGTTTACGGTAAACATGTGGAGTTATGGTAAACTAATAGATATTCTTTCTCAAAAGCTTATTGAGTATGGTATGAGAGTGTATAAAGTGATTGAGTATAATACTTCGCGTTACTGTGCTTATCATGGTGTAGAGGTTGTGAGGAAGCCGAGAGGTACAATAACGTGTAGTTTAGGTCATAAGCTTCATTCTGATCTAAATGGAGCTTTAAATATTATGAAGAGGGTGGTGAAAGGGATTCCAGCAAAGATTAAGAGACCGCTTTCATTTTACGTATTCCATAATGGAGTAGCTCCTATAAAGGGGAGTAACGCTTTAGACCCTAGCGGAATCCTCGCCTTTAGGGCGTGGAGTGGGTCAAAAATATAA
- a CDS encoding amidohydrolase family protein has protein sequence MIIKNVKVVKDGQITEAEVEIEGSKIKKIGKSILSQDKILDGQGNLLLPGGVDNHVHIFKRYLKVPTSDTVRKSTIASAFGGTTTVIDFAFSDKSPNLDERISQFNESFTNYSFHIFANKVSENLKKDFERGFRSIKFMMIEYSGETGNLKGLKELNEFAKANNGYIMVHAEDEELINTLKDGRKGEPKLHLLTRPEETELSAVLRVNALVDKGLIAHVSCGKTLDLAKEGILAETTLHHLMLDKSVYDRKDAYLYVTSPPVRNPEEIWKRINKVHIIATDHNWFNKEVKGEHREFPDLVPGLPGVELRMEIIISEFIKRGLPLDLAIKLLSENPAKLNGLDTGKIQENYRADLVIYDLNKKWKISADNTHMADWTPYEGYEVIGKPKTVIINGEIVIENEELINDSFKGELLVNQNQDK, from the coding sequence ATGATTATAAAGAATGTTAAAGTGGTAAAGGACGGACAAATAACAGAGGCAGAAGTAGAAATAGAAGGTAGTAAGATAAAAAAGATAGGAAAATCAATCTTATCGCAAGATAAAATTTTAGATGGGCAAGGTAATTTACTATTACCTGGAGGAGTAGACAATCACGTTCATATATTTAAAAGGTATCTAAAAGTTCCTACTTCAGATACAGTAAGGAAAAGCACAATAGCATCAGCCTTTGGCGGAACAACTACAGTAATTGACTTTGCATTTTCAGATAAAAGTCCAAACTTAGATGAAAGAATATCACAATTTAACGAATCATTTACAAATTATTCTTTTCACATTTTTGCAAATAAAGTTTCTGAAAATTTAAAGAAAGACTTTGAACGAGGATTCCGTTCGATAAAATTTATGATGATAGAATATTCTGGAGAAACTGGAAACTTAAAAGGATTAAAGGAACTAAACGAATTCGCTAAAGCTAATAATGGATACATCATGGTTCATGCAGAAGATGAAGAGTTAATTAATACTTTAAAGGATGGTAGAAAAGGAGAACCAAAACTGCATCTTTTAACTAGACCAGAAGAAACTGAATTATCAGCTGTTTTAAGAGTAAATGCGTTAGTAGATAAAGGTTTAATAGCCCATGTAAGTTGTGGAAAAACATTAGACTTAGCAAAAGAAGGTATATTAGCGGAAACTACATTACATCATTTAATGTTAGACAAAAGCGTTTACGATAGAAAAGATGCTTATCTTTATGTAACATCTCCTCCAGTTAGAAATCCAGAAGAAATATGGAAAAGAATTAATAAAGTTCATATTATTGCCACTGATCATAATTGGTTTAATAAGGAAGTAAAAGGGGAACATAGAGAATTTCCAGATTTAGTCCCAGGTTTACCTGGAGTAGAATTAAGAATGGAGATAATAATTTCAGAATTTATAAAAAGAGGATTACCATTAGATTTAGCAATAAAATTATTATCTGAGAATCCAGCAAAACTAAATGGACTGGATACTGGAAAAATACAAGAAAATTATAGAGCAGACTTAGTAATTTATGACTTAAATAAGAAATGGAAAATTTCAGCAGATAACACTCACATGGCTGACTGGACACCTTATGAAGGATATGAAGTTATAGGAAAACCTAAAACAGTGATAATTAACGGCGAAATAGTAATAGAAAACGAAGAGCTAATCAACGATTCGTTTAAAGGTGAATTACTGGTTAATCAAAATCAAGATAAATAA
- a CDS encoding MFS transporter: MTKRSKIKGSPKLALITGTLAFFIGFTAVSLFSVTVHKFSSILHLSIEEIGWLIAIPLLTGSLLRIPFGALVEKYGGKKVILTQLIIAFIGMLSIVIILFLNDVSYLLLLISGAIAGTGISTFSSGIAYVSYWFPQRNQGFALGTFAGIGNTSPGIFTVILPYLLSFGLTNVYLIWSLIVLFGIIIFFFFGQDVIYFRLRKEIGDKAINEAKTYGEEIFPSSNASKSIINSAKEPKVWLLTIMYLTSFGGFEALTVWLPTYWQNFLHISIVEAGFLVGILFSLLTALIRVLGGFLSDRIGGEKVSLISYSIIVLGSIIMITSFKINTSLLGEISLAIGMGIANGAVYKMVPKYASNSVGGASGLVGGLGSVGGIIIPPIMASIVNLYGYDGYAYGFTLFIILGLISILIAEILNKNLRCKNCFPNLK; this comes from the coding sequence GTGACGAAAAGAAGTAAAATAAAAGGTTCCCCAAAACTTGCTTTAATTACTGGAACATTAGCATTCTTCATAGGATTTACAGCAGTTTCTCTTTTTAGTGTAACTGTTCATAAGTTTTCATCTATTCTTCATCTTTCCATTGAAGAAATAGGTTGGCTAATAGCTATACCCTTGCTTACTGGTTCTTTGCTTAGAATACCTTTTGGTGCGTTAGTTGAAAAATATGGTGGTAAAAAAGTAATTTTAACACAACTTATAATAGCCTTTATTGGGATGCTCTCTATAGTAATAATTTTATTTCTAAACGATGTTTCCTATTTACTACTATTAATTTCTGGTGCAATAGCTGGAACTGGAATTTCGACATTTTCATCTGGAATAGCCTATGTTTCGTATTGGTTCCCTCAACGTAACCAAGGTTTTGCTTTAGGCACTTTTGCTGGAATTGGAAATACATCTCCTGGAATATTTACAGTTATATTACCTTATCTATTAAGTTTTGGTTTAACTAATGTCTATCTAATATGGAGCTTAATAGTCCTATTTGGTATCATAATTTTCTTCTTCTTCGGTCAAGATGTAATTTATTTTAGGCTGAGAAAAGAAATAGGGGATAAGGCTATAAATGAGGCAAAAACTTATGGAGAAGAAATATTTCCTTCTTCAAATGCCTCAAAATCTATAATTAATTCTGCTAAAGAACCAAAAGTTTGGCTTCTTACAATTATGTATTTAACTTCATTTGGAGGTTTTGAGGCTTTAACAGTCTGGCTTCCTACGTATTGGCAGAATTTCTTACATATTAGTATTGTTGAGGCTGGATTTTTAGTTGGCATATTATTTTCATTACTTACTGCTCTTATAAGAGTTCTTGGAGGATTTCTAAGTGATAGAATTGGAGGAGAAAAAGTATCACTTATATCATATTCTATAATAGTATTAGGTTCTATAATAATGATTACAAGCTTTAAAATTAATACTTCCCTACTGGGAGAGATAAGTTTAGCTATTGGAATGGGAATAGCAAATGGTGCTGTGTATAAGATGGTTCCTAAATATGCTTCTAATAGTGTAGGTGGTGCATCAGGTCTAGTAGGTGGTTTAGGAAGTGTTGGAGGTATAATAATACCACCAATCATGGCTTCCATAGTTAATTTATACGGATATGATGGCTATGCATACGGCTTTACATTATTCATAATACTTGGTTTAATCTCTATTCTAATTGCTGAGATCTTAAATAAGAATCTTAGATGTAAAAACTGTTTCCCTAATTTAAAATAG
- a CDS encoding FAD-binding oxidoreductase yields the protein MDLTSVKNLLLKEEIEVTDNQKIVEEKSRDFSHTSPFLVNLLKKYRGSLVVYPKNEEEVIKVVEIALENHVPLVPRAGGKNNVGGIIPLKGGIIIDMTKMNKILNEDDEEIYCEYSLPFFNGRMTFSPRVYPSTYDEGATVGGFFSGGSGGIGEFKYGRNWDYVTEIRMVNPKGKITTLIGGDVKIAAHAEGTTGIVTRLRVQKREEGRKKEYPYLIEFDSLHDALKFVESLYDMTNVYHVTLRSPTMSKLSENITGVSSEKWNVLVVTEDEENIGNRKAGELVWSKRFLFFGGTITTAMGILKKRLYYIVKDIPLDEIEEKLEKVKNLGIIADVEFDVALIAHPFILTESEEQYEEIYKILGGTNFDLNSIKINSRLKPEHIRKIIQYKKMYDKEDLFNPGKVDFQ from the coding sequence ATGGATTTAACATCAGTGAAGAATCTTTTGCTAAAGGAGGAAATAGAAGTTACTGATAATCAGAAAATCGTAGAAGAAAAATCTAGAGATTTTAGCCATACGTCCCCATTTCTGGTTAATCTTCTAAAAAAATACAGAGGATCATTAGTAGTATACCCAAAAAACGAGGAAGAAGTAATTAAGGTTGTTGAGATAGCTTTAGAAAATCATGTGCCCTTAGTTCCAAGAGCAGGAGGAAAAAACAACGTAGGTGGTATAATACCACTTAAAGGAGGAATAATAATTGATATGACAAAAATGAATAAAATATTGAATGAAGATGATGAAGAAATTTATTGTGAATACAGTTTACCCTTTTTTAATGGAAGAATGACATTTTCTCCAAGAGTATATCCTTCAACTTATGATGAAGGAGCAACAGTAGGAGGATTCTTTTCAGGAGGCTCTGGAGGAATAGGAGAATTCAAATACGGACGAAACTGGGATTACGTAACTGAAATTAGAATGGTAAATCCAAAAGGAAAAATAACTACTTTAATTGGTGGAGATGTTAAGATTGCAGCTCATGCAGAAGGAACAACTGGTATAGTAACTAGATTAAGAGTACAAAAAAGAGAAGAAGGAAGAAAAAAAGAATATCCATATTTAATTGAATTTGATTCTCTTCATGATGCTTTAAAATTTGTTGAAAGTCTTTACGATATGACTAATGTTTATCATGTAACCTTAAGATCTCCAACTATGTCAAAATTATCTGAGAATATTACTGGAGTAAGTAGCGAAAAGTGGAACGTTTTAGTGGTGACTGAAGACGAAGAAAATATTGGGAATAGAAAAGCAGGAGAATTAGTTTGGTCAAAAAGATTTCTATTCTTTGGCGGTACAATAACTACAGCAATGGGAATATTAAAGAAAAGATTGTATTATATTGTGAAAGATATTCCTCTAGACGAAATTGAAGAAAAATTAGAAAAAGTGAAAAACTTAGGAATTATTGCTGACGTAGAATTTGATGTAGCTTTAATTGCTCACCCTTTCATTTTGACTGAAAGTGAAGAACAATATGAAGAAATATACAAAATTTTAGGTGGAACAAATTTTGACTTAAACAGTATAAAAATTAATTCTAGATTAAAACCAGAGCATATAAGGAAAATTATTCAGTATAAGAAAATGTATGATAAGGAAGACTTATTTAATCCTGGTAAAGTAGATTTTCAATGA
- a CDS encoding globin domain-containing protein has protein sequence MISVELDSKDIEIVKSRIPVLKEYGVEITSRMYQLLFERYPYTKPMFTKDVSKGLAMALLVYAENIENLEKIKPALESIVRSHVNRRVKSEHYKLVWECLRDSIVEELAELGVTKNEEIIKSWEKAYWFLANLLISRESELYKKL, from the coding sequence ATGATTTCGGTAGAGTTAGACTCTAAAGATATAGAGATCGTAAAGTCAAGAATACCTGTACTTAAAGAATATGGAGTAGAAATAACTTCAAGGATGTACCAATTACTATTTGAGAGATATCCATACACTAAACCTATGTTTACTAAAGATGTTTCTAAAGGCCTTGCTATGGCTCTCTTAGTTTATGCAGAAAATATTGAAAATTTAGAAAAAATAAAACCAGCATTAGAATCAATAGTAAGAAGTCATGTTAATAGGAGAGTTAAGTCAGAACATTATAAACTTGTATGGGAATGCTTAAGAGATTCTATAGTAGAGGAATTAGCTGAATTAGGAGTAACTAAAAATGAAGAAATTATAAAAAGCTGGGAGAAAGCCTACTGGTTTCTGGCAAATCTTTTAATCTCTAGAGAATCTGAGTTATATAAGAAGTTATAA
- a CDS encoding aromatic ring-hydroxylating oxygenase subunit alpha: MYNEYLPVAFSDELKDKLEVQLLNKDILLLRREEKIYAFSNRCPHRLAKLSHGKFLDNEIQCPYHGWRYNLEGKLTYIPSLGKSMNVKLEKYFVKEKYGIIWVSIKEPKEDLPEISDWTGFRKIKCGPYYIKANPFRVLENLMDVSHFPFIHEGYLGDPKFPSIPEYDAKLNDEGVIMENVNVYQPNPDGLSQGKYFNYTYKVLRPLLLYFSKINERGEIFSMIFTIKPEAKDKSIVYAWILMNYAYDTPEEKIRKFEDEIIMQDKEILETQPYEYYLDPSKEIHVKADLGSVLYKQYLKKRVGQFEELGLI, from the coding sequence ATGTATAATGAATATTTACCCGTAGCTTTCTCAGACGAACTTAAAGATAAGTTAGAAGTACAATTATTAAATAAAGATATTTTATTACTGAGAAGAGAAGAAAAAATTTATGCATTTTCAAATAGATGTCCTCATAGGTTAGCTAAACTTTCTCACGGGAAATTTTTAGATAACGAGATTCAATGTCCATATCATGGATGGAGATATAATTTAGAAGGAAAATTAACTTACATACCTTCTTTAGGAAAAAGCATGAATGTAAAACTTGAGAAATATTTTGTAAAAGAAAAATATGGAATAATTTGGGTATCTATAAAAGAACCTAAAGAAGATTTACCAGAAATATCAGACTGGACAGGATTTAGAAAAATAAAATGTGGGCCGTATTATATTAAAGCAAATCCATTTAGAGTTCTAGAGAACTTAATGGACGTTTCTCATTTTCCTTTTATTCATGAAGGATATTTAGGCGATCCAAAATTTCCATCAATACCAGAATATGATGCTAAATTGAATGACGAGGGAGTCATAATGGAAAACGTAAACGTATATCAACCTAATCCTGATGGTTTATCTCAAGGAAAATATTTTAATTACACTTACAAAGTTTTAAGGCCATTATTACTATACTTCAGCAAAATAAACGAAAGAGGAGAAATCTTCTCAATGATATTCACAATTAAGCCTGAAGCTAAAGATAAGAGTATAGTTTATGCATGGATATTAATGAATTATGCTTATGATACTCCAGAAGAAAAAATAAGAAAATTTGAAGATGAAATTATAATGCAAGACAAAGAAATACTTGAAACACAACCGTACGAATACTACTTGGATCCATCAAAAGAAATCCACGTAAAAGCAGACTTAGGTTCAGTACTTTATAAACAATATTTAAAAAAGAGAGTAGGACAATTTGAAGAATTAGGATTAATATAA
- a CDS encoding FAD-binding oxidoreductase produces the protein MNTRYFDQEKIDYSIDKKIVIEKSKDWSFTSPILSKISKEKIADIVVFPKDEDEVIKIVEYAIEEHIPIIPRGSGYGTVGGLIPIKGGIILDMSKLSSVVEEDEEEITVYAGTPFYDKGFLFNPRVYPTIYQKASIGGYFCGGSWGIGSFMFGPNWDQVTEVTMVNPRGKLVKLKGGDTKIAAHAEGTTGIVTRLKVLKFTENDYIPQLFLFDRLHDAIKFIEKLYEDLPLIYHITLRSPEITHLTKDITGFDTNKWAVLVVSKDIIEGYIDGSPLWSKRNVFFAGVYTNLVLKEKREIYYTQYHIEIDKLEEMIKKVRESQDVIIESEFANDRKGHTYFMVYNEPAFFKVQEILGATTFNLHSLYINNRLDKAHLQRILMYKKMYDKEDLFNPGKIKV, from the coding sequence ATGAATACAAGATATTTTGATCAGGAAAAAATTGACTATTCTATAGATAAGAAAATAGTTATAGAAAAATCTAAGGATTGGAGCTTTACATCACCTATTTTAAGTAAAATTAGTAAAGAAAAAATAGCAGATATAGTAGTATTTCCTAAGGATGAAGACGAAGTAATTAAAATAGTAGAATATGCAATAGAAGAACATATACCAATAATTCCAAGAGGAAGCGGTTATGGAACAGTAGGAGGATTAATACCAATAAAAGGAGGAATAATTCTAGATATGAGTAAACTTTCAAGTGTTGTAGAAGAAGACGAGGAAGAAATAACAGTCTATGCTGGTACTCCATTTTACGATAAAGGATTCTTATTTAACCCTAGAGTTTATCCGACAATCTATCAAAAAGCTTCAATTGGAGGATACTTTTGTGGAGGATCCTGGGGAATAGGGTCTTTTATGTTTGGTCCAAATTGGGATCAAGTAACTGAAGTGACAATGGTTAATCCTAGAGGGAAATTAGTAAAGCTAAAAGGAGGTGATACTAAAATTGCAGCTCACGCAGAAGGAACAACTGGAATCGTAACTAGGCTAAAAGTATTAAAGTTCACTGAAAATGACTACATTCCTCAACTTTTCCTATTTGATAGGTTACATGATGCGATAAAATTTATTGAAAAACTATACGAAGATCTTCCTTTGATTTATCATATTACATTAAGGTCTCCAGAAATAACTCATTTAACTAAAGATATCACGGGCTTTGATACTAATAAGTGGGCAGTATTAGTAGTTAGTAAAGATATAATAGAAGGTTACATTGACGGTTCGCCATTGTGGAGTAAGAGGAATGTATTTTTCGCGGGCGTTTATACTAATCTCGTATTAAAGGAGAAAAGAGAAATCTATTATACTCAGTATCATATTGAAATAGATAAATTAGAAGAAATGATAAAGAAGGTAAGAGAATCACAAGATGTCATTATAGAGTCAGAATTTGCTAATGACAGAAAAGGGCATACATACTTTATGGTTTATAATGAACCAGCGTTTTTTAAAGTTCAAGAGATACTGGGTGCTACTACATTTAATTTACATTCTCTATATATAAACAATAGATTAGATAAAGCTCATTTACAGAGGATACTAATGTATAAGAAAATGTATGATAAAGAAGATTTATTTAATCCTGGTAAAATAAAAGTATAA
- a CDS encoding amidohydrolase family protein encodes MTLKLPAFYDMHSHLENAFIKIENESNTLEEAVEKWSKIRDSLSLQELKERIIKAALIELFYGTTHIRVHADTCSKNLKSVKASILAKEELKEYVDLQIVAFPEQGIFNCSEEEFKEACKIADIIGGKPEADEDREKHMRLISDIAYKLNKRIDVHIDQHDDKSKDSEFILKIAKTKVALSHLTALHYYSEEEAKELISLIKEKNASVISSPLTAFYLNGGNSYPMYRGVTRIKYLINSGINVSLGHDDIQNPFYPAGNGDMLQVLWIAMNIEKEFSPKMIELITVNAEKEFGNKNTDYIIFDAENLEEVMFTLPSRREVIRNGKVVAKSSQETKVLDLNPFEIMRKLSNFHQL; translated from the coding sequence ATAACGCTTAAGTTACCAGCTTTTTATGATATGCATTCTCATTTAGAAAATGCATTTATTAAAATTGAAAATGAAAGTAATACGTTAGAAGAAGCTGTAGAAAAATGGAGTAAAATTCGAGATTCTTTATCACTTCAAGAATTAAAAGAAAGAATAATTAAAGCAGCGTTGATAGAATTATTTTACGGAACTACTCACATAAGAGTACATGCTGATACTTGCTCCAAGAATTTAAAGAGCGTTAAGGCTTCAATTTTAGCTAAAGAAGAATTGAAAGAATATGTAGATTTACAAATCGTAGCATTTCCAGAACAGGGAATATTTAACTGCTCTGAAGAAGAATTCAAGGAAGCATGTAAAATTGCTGACATTATAGGAGGAAAACCAGAAGCTGATGAAGACAGGGAAAAGCACATGAGATTAATATCTGACATAGCTTATAAGCTAAATAAAAGGATTGACGTGCACATTGATCAACACGATGATAAAAGTAAAGACTCAGAATTTATTTTGAAAATAGCCAAAACTAAGGTAGCGTTGAGTCATCTCACAGCTTTACACTATTATTCTGAAGAGGAAGCAAAAGAATTAATTTCACTAATTAAAGAGAAAAATGCTAGTGTAATAAGTTCTCCATTAACTGCATTTTATTTAAATGGAGGAAATTCTTATCCAATGTATAGAGGAGTTACTAGAATTAAATATCTTATAAATTCTGGTATAAACGTTTCTTTAGGACATGACGATATTCAAAATCCATTTTATCCAGCAGGAAATGGAGATATGCTTCAAGTTCTTTGGATAGCCATGAATATTGAAAAAGAATTCTCTCCAAAGATGATAGAATTAATAACAGTAAATGCAGAAAAAGAATTTGGAAACAAAAATACTGATTACATAATTTTTGATGCTGAAAATTTAGAAGAAGTAATGTTCACTCTTCCTTCAAGAAGAGAAGTAATTAGAAACGGAAAAGTAGTAGCGAAAAGTTCACAAGAAACTAAAGTTTTAGATTTAAATCCATTTGAAATTATGAGAAAATTATCTAACTTTCATCAGCTCTGA
- a CDS encoding molybdopterin oxidoreductase family protein, with translation MSSTICPYCGVGCKLRVDIHKKIIYPENYITNKGMQCVKGATLLETIESGRLTSPMINGKEVDWGKALEYSVNKIRRIIRKNKDSLGIYIGAQIPTEDQYLAVKLGKGLIGTASFDSNVRLCMASAAYALKYAFNDPSPTVSYDDLSKAETYFLVGVNPASSYPVLWNRMLMNRKRNKAKMIVIDPIFTDTAQQSDIFIRIPPGKDIILLNSIAYVLIEKGVKIEPEGFEEFKNVAMKYPLERVANLLGLDISVIYDIALRIYKTKTIFMWGMGVNQTIHGVDTGILIATLAMLSGNVGVEGSGVLPLTGQHNSMGAREAGALAGMLPGLRYISNEDEVREVEDYWSLPRYSIPRHYYTITEMYRLIEERKISALYIIGTNPIVSLPQSRKFADLLSYLDILIVQDAYFTETAKYADVVFPASSWGEREGIHTSGDRTVGYLSKIIDLKTDALPDWLIFQRIANYLGFEFNYKSVDEIFTEFKGLTKGRTDDISSLSYNDLIGGYRWPFKISTIKPKIYKTKGVDLDKEDLVIDDNEIIIITGRTMGHWNTRTRSSRSWSLALISDDDFILLGNDYCEKLGVKNGSKVRIMTNEGYTDSIVKCVNWIKGNIAFMPFHWGHANKIMDWKIDPISKEPAFKHLKARILPLS, from the coding sequence ATAAGTAGTACTATTTGCCCTTATTGCGGAGTAGGTTGTAAATTACGGGTTGATATTCATAAAAAGATAATTTACCCTGAAAATTACATTACGAATAAGGGAATGCAATGCGTTAAAGGTGCTACACTGTTAGAAACCATAGAATCAGGCCGTTTAACTAGTCCAATGATAAATGGAAAGGAAGTTGACTGGGGAAAAGCATTAGAATATTCTGTTAATAAAATTAGAAGAATAATAAGAAAAAATAAGGATTCGCTAGGAATTTATATTGGTGCACAAATACCCACAGAGGACCAATATTTAGCTGTAAAGCTGGGAAAGGGTCTTATTGGTACTGCCTCGTTTGATTCCAATGTAAGATTATGTATGGCTAGTGCAGCATATGCGTTAAAATATGCATTTAATGACCCTTCACCTACTGTTTCATACGATGATCTAAGTAAAGCAGAAACTTATTTTCTTGTTGGGGTTAATCCTGCCTCAAGTTATCCAGTGTTATGGAATAGAATGTTAATGAATAGAAAAAGAAATAAGGCAAAAATGATAGTTATTGATCCAATATTTACTGATACTGCACAGCAATCAGATATATTCATAAGAATCCCACCAGGTAAAGATATTATATTACTTAATTCTATAGCATATGTTTTAATAGAAAAAGGAGTTAAAATTGAACCAGAAGGGTTTGAGGAATTTAAGAATGTTGCAATGAAATATCCACTTGAGAGAGTAGCTAATTTATTAGGACTAGATATTAGTGTAATCTATGATATTGCTTTAAGAATTTATAAAACTAAGACAATATTTATGTGGGGTATGGGAGTTAATCAGACAATACATGGTGTTGATACTGGAATTTTAATAGCAACCTTAGCTATGTTATCTGGAAATGTTGGGGTAGAAGGTTCAGGAGTATTACCTCTAACTGGTCAGCATAATTCTATGGGGGCTAGAGAAGCTGGAGCCTTAGCTGGAATGTTGCCTGGGTTAAGGTATATTAGCAATGAAGATGAGGTTAGGGAAGTTGAGGACTACTGGAGTTTACCTAGATATTCTATCCCTAGACACTATTACACAATAACTGAAATGTATAGACTAATTGAGGAAAGAAAAATAAGTGCCTTATACATTATTGGAACAAATCCAATAGTTTCTTTACCTCAATCGAGGAAATTCGCTGACCTCTTATCATATTTAGATATATTAATAGTACAAGATGCTTATTTCACTGAAACTGCAAAATACGCTGATGTTGTTTTTCCAGCTTCATCATGGGGTGAAAGAGAGGGAATACATACTTCTGGTGATAGAACTGTGGGATATTTATCAAAAATTATTGATTTAAAGACTGACGCTTTACCAGATTGGTTAATATTTCAAAGAATTGCAAATTATTTAGGTTTTGAGTTCAATTACAAAAGTGTTGATGAAATATTCACTGAATTCAAAGGACTAACTAAAGGAAGAACTGATGATATCTCTAGCCTTAGTTATAATGATTTAATAGGAGGATATAGATGGCCTTTTAAAATATCTACAATTAAGCCTAAAATATATAAGACTAAAGGAGTGGATTTAGATAAAGAAGATCTAGTGATTGACGATAATGAAATAATAATTATAACTGGGAGAACAATGGGGCACTGGAATACCAGAACTAGATCATCAAGAAGCTGGTCCTTAGCTCTGATTAGTGATGATGATTTTATCCTCTTAGGAAATGATTATTGTGAGAAATTAGGTGTAAAAAATGGTAGTAAAGTTAGGATAATGACTAATGAAGGATACACAGACTCAATAGTTAAATGCGTAAACTGGATAAAAGGTAATATTGCATTCATGCCTTTTCACTGGGGTCACGCTAATAAAATAATGGATTGGAAAATTGATCCAATAAGTAAAGAGCCTGCATTTAAACATTTAAAGGCTAGGATACTTCCACTATCATAG